A genomic region of Leptolyngbya sp. NIES-2104 contains the following coding sequences:
- a CDS encoding STM4011 family radical SAM protein translates to MHLTILYRGSLVSCNYGCEYCPFAKRQQTAAEMAIDKQELDQFATWIKDHPEHEFSILFTPWGEALIHSAYQQTLSKLSHLPNVRKVAIQTNLSCDLHWINQANPETFALWTTFHPEWSNPDRFLEKCDRLIAQNIRFSVGVVGFAKFRNAIATLREKLPQSVYLWINAVKAELPNLAEDDRAFFQSIDPLYELNTKHYPSLGKPCSAGRSMISVDGKGTIRRCHFIKDAIGNIYDRDFEKVLFERLCTNETCHCHIGYVHLDYLELDKVFGSGILERIPSLKL, encoded by the coding sequence ATGCACCTAACGATTCTTTATCGAGGTTCGCTAGTTAGCTGTAACTATGGTTGCGAGTATTGCCCGTTTGCGAAGCGGCAACAAACAGCGGCAGAAATGGCGATCGACAAACAAGAACTCGATCAATTCGCCACTTGGATCAAGGATCATCCTGAACATGAATTCTCAATTCTCTTTACGCCTTGGGGTGAGGCGTTGATTCATTCTGCCTATCAGCAAACACTCTCTAAGCTGTCTCACCTTCCGAATGTTCGTAAAGTTGCAATCCAGACAAATCTATCGTGTGACTTGCACTGGATTAATCAAGCAAACCCTGAAACATTCGCATTGTGGACAACGTTTCACCCGGAATGGTCGAACCCCGATCGCTTTCTCGAAAAGTGCGATCGCTTAATCGCGCAGAACATTCGATTTAGTGTAGGTGTTGTTGGATTTGCGAAGTTTAGAAATGCGATCGCAACTCTGCGCGAGAAACTACCTCAAAGCGTTTATCTCTGGATCAATGCGGTGAAAGCTGAACTTCCGAATTTAGCAGAAGACGATCGCGCTTTCTTTCAGTCCATTGATCCGCTCTATGAATTAAATACTAAGCATTATCCAAGCTTAGGAAAGCCTTGCAGCGCAGGACGATCGATGATTTCGGTCGATGGGAAAGGTACGATTCGTAGATGTCACTTTATTAAAGATGCGATCGGGAATATCTACGATCGGGACTTTGAAAAAGTTCTGTTTGAGCGGCTTTGCACAAATGAAACTTGTCACTGTCACATCGGCTATGTTCATCTAGACTATTTAGAGTTAGATAAAGTGTTTGGCTCAGGGATTCTAGAACGAATTCCTTCTCTTAAACTATGA